CAGCTCCGGGCCCGCAGGCCACACCTGGAGCATCGACCATGGCGCCGGACGCACCTGAGATAACACCAGTCCCAGCGCTTGCACGCTATTTTCGTCAAACGGCACGCCATATCGTGACCCGGTGGAACTTATCAGCCACATCGTCTCGCGGGCAGGCGAATCCAAGGCTTGGCCCGTCGTGCTCACGAACGTCGATGCACGATCACCGACCAGAACCTGATTAGCTTGCACCCCGCCGTTGCCGGCACCTACCAACGGCACCACCTTCGCTCGCTGATCGGAGCGAATGGGCAATCCGCGACCCGAAACCACCGCCAGGCGCGCCTGCCGCTCGCTGACACTCCACTGCCACGCCACACACGACACCGGCCGACTGGCCGCATCGACCAGGTGCACCGGGGTCCGCGGATAGTAATCCACGTCAAGAACATGACGCAGCGGAATATGAGCCAAATGATCCGGCGATACCTGCGGTGGTGTGGCTAAGCCAAACGAATCATGTTGGCGCAGCATCGAAGCCACCACGGGCGAGACCTCTTGAACTCCATCTGCCAGCACCACATAGAACCGGTCCGACTGTGCAGCCACATCCCGGCTGGCCACCACCGCACCGACAACGACCCCAGCACCCAAGTCCACTTGACCCGGCCCGCCGGCGCCCGGCACCGCAGGAACAACCAGCGGTCCCCCCGCTGGTAACGCATCAAACAGAGCCCGCGACATGCCCATTACCTGCGCCCCCGGCGCAATCCCCAGCGGCCCGGCGACCGCGGACGCAGACAGATCAATCGGCATCCGAACACCATTTGTCACCAGGTACACCTGCGGCCCGTAGGACAACAGCAAGGCCTCGCTGCCGGCGAGCTCCCCGGCGGCCTCCCCCAGCGACAGCTGCCCATCGATGCCCGTCACCAGCGGCGACCCGCCAACCGTTGTCGGCGCCGTGTCACACACAGCCCAGCGCGAAATCTGCGGCGATAGCACCGCCGGGGTCTCCACCGGAGCGCCCTGGATCCCCACCGTCGGACCCTTCGGCCACTTCGCGATCTCGGTTGGCGCCACAAACGTCGGCCGTTCCGGCGAATCCGCAATCAGCTGCGCTGACACCAGATTCAGCGCCGGATACAGCCGCTTGTCGACCACCACAAACAACGCACCCGAGGAACTATCAGCGACGATCTTCGACGCGTCATCGATCACCCCAGCCGGGCGAAACCACCCGTACACGAACGCCCCCACCACCAGCACCACGCCCAGCACCGCTGACAACATCAACAGCGTGCGATGCCAGCGAACCGGATTGATCTCCATGCCCACCGAACGGCGCAGCAACGCAAACGACAAGCGTCGCCGAACAAAGAAATGACCGGAAACCTGCGTCTTAGACGCCAACTTCAACGGCACACCGGCACCGTACCGCCCACCGCTATACCCCCGCTACCAGCGCGTCCAAATTGGATGAAAACCCAGAACGCCGTTAACGCCTCGTGCCCCTGAATTGCGGCGCATTCCGTCACTGTGACGTTCTCGGCGCGACGCCGTCCAACGCTGAACATGCCCTGCCGACGATCCGTGAGACCCCGCCACTGCTGCGGTTCGATTTCTGTCACGGCTGCACTCCACCACACAGGATAACTACGATGGATGGTCATGAGATAGCTAAGGGGGTCTAAGCGGGGTCAACCCAACACTGCGGCCCCCACGGCGAAGCCGCGATATTTCAAGCAACGAGCTCGGATTCGATTACCCGCCACAACAATTCAAATTTGGTAACGAAATCGCCTGGATACGCAGTCGCCGCGGCGTAAACCATATCCGCGACATCGACCGGCCGCCGCTCCCAACCTGCCAGCAACTCCATCGTGCGGGCGGTAACCCACTGCGCGTGATAACGCTCGCGATCTCCCGTGGAGGCCTCCGGCCGAGGCCTGTTCGCGCTGAGGTTCACGTAATACACGGTTGAGGCGATCCGATACTGGTTCCACGCCTCCTCCGAAATGCCGTCGCCCGTGCCCAGCGCATCCCACATCTGCCGCAGATCCGGCATCATCTCCCCCGACATCTTCACGGCCTCAATCATCTGAACAGCCAGCGGCACAACCACTTGATTTTCAACCATGCGCTTCTCTGGGTCAGCAGAGGTCGTCTCCTGAAGCCGGGCATATACCTCCGGGTGCAAGGCTTCGAGACGATGCATGTGCATATCATCGAGGATGGGGCGGATGTAAGCGCCGTCGTCGAATTCGCGCTGACACACCGCGTATTCGACACCGGGGACCCGCCCCAAGGGACTCGCCGCAGTTACCGCCATCGCAACTAAATGCGTTCCACCGCGGCCGCGCAGCCGCGCGTATTCGGCTAGCACCTCAGCAGCATCGGACGACCCGAACCAACGCTCCCGAAATTGATTGTCTACCAGCTTATCTGACACCAAAAGGCGTGCAGTGCGCGGCAAGAACACTCCCCGCGGAATGAAACCAAAGCCTTCGTTGGACATCACCACGCACTCGGTAGCCCCGCCAGCTTCCCGACGAAATACCCCTACTGCCCACTCAATGCACGCGTAATTAACGATGTCACTGTCACGACGGAGCTTGCGCACCAACGCTTTTGCGGTCGCCAGCTCGGCTGACTCCGGCCGTCCACACTGTCGGACACCAGCCCCGGCGCTGACAACACTTGCCGGCACCACTACCGCCCCACCCGATCCGGCCGTCGATCCAGCCACCGGACCTGTAGACGGCGCGGAACCACCTGGTGAGCCCGTGTTGCCCGTAGGGGCGACGGCGGCGGCAGCGCTTGCGACCCCCGCAGCAACCGGGGCCGCGGGTGCCCCCATCCCCGGGGGCGGAAGCATCATCGCCGGTGCAGCACCGGTTGACCCGCCAACATTTGCAGAGCTGGCGACCCCCGCGCCCGCGGGGTTCACCGCCGCAGGGGTAGCACCCGCCGCTGTCAGCCCCGCCGAGGGAACACCCGCACCCGAAGTCACGCCCGCCGCTGGCGTGGCCGCTGCCTGTCCCGCGGCTGGCGTCCCAGTCCCGGTCGCCGGCGGCAACGACCCCAGTGCCGATCCTGCTGAAACGCCCTGAGAGAACGCCTGCGCCGGAGCGCCCGCTGCCGGTGCGGCGTTAGCGGGCAGGTTGCCCAGCCCGGCGGCCTGAGTCCCGGGCAGCTGCCCCATACCGCCGGGCAGCCCACCCAAGCCCCCGCCAGAGCCCAGGCCCCCCATACCGCCCCCGCCGGGCATCGAGCCCAGCCCGCCCGTCATGGACGTCAGACCTGGAGGGAAACCAACCGACTGAATCCCGCTGCCGCCACCACCCGGTGTCGGCATCTGCCCGCCGCCGCTGGCGAACGGATTTCCCAGTGCAGGAGCGGGTTGCGGGTCTGTTATCCCATTGTTGTCGCGGTCGACCCATTTCGGATGGTGACCGTGTCCGTTATTCGCGCCCGTCGGGACACTACTGTCA
This genomic interval from Mycobacterium sp. SMC-2 contains the following:
- the eccB gene encoding type VII secretion protein EccB; translated protein: MPLKLASKTQVSGHFFVRRRLSFALLRRSVGMEINPVRWHRTLLMLSAVLGVVLVVGAFVYGWFRPAGVIDDASKIVADSSSGALFVVVDKRLYPALNLVSAQLIADSPERPTFVAPTEIAKWPKGPTVGIQGAPVETPAVLSPQISRWAVCDTAPTTVGGSPLVTGIDGQLSLGEAAGELAGSEALLLSYGPQVYLVTNGVRMPIDLSASAVAGPLGIAPGAQVMGMSRALFDALPAGGPLVVPAVPGAGGPGQVDLGAGVVVGAVVASRDVAAQSDRFYVVLADGVQEVSPVVASMLRQHDSFGLATPPQVSPDHLAHIPLRHVLDVDYYPRTPVHLVDAASRPVSCVAWQWSVSERQARLAVVSGRGLPIRSDQRAKVVPLVGAGNGGVQANQVLVGDRASTFVSTTGQALDSPARETMWLISSTGSRYGVPFDENSVQALGLVLSQVRPAPWSMLQVWPAGPELSRAAALTVHSPSDAVAVLPTKTNVRAGG